The genomic segment AGAACTGGCTGAAAATCTAGCATTAACTAACTTAACAATTGCAGAAGTTGCCGCGGAGCTAAACACTAGTGAAGCAAAAATCGAGCGTATCTTAAACTTAAAACAAAACTCTTTAAATGATGGCTGGATTTTTCGTAATTACCTGCTTAAAAAAGTGGCGGAAAAAGGTCTTGAGCAGGTTCCATTTACAGCACTCGGCGGGGATTACCATGATTATTGGTTTTTAGATGCTGGAATAATAGATGCTGGAATAATAGATGCTGGAATATTGAGTAAAGGAAATCGTTAAAAACAGCCATTCTCTTGGTCCGAGAGAATGGCTGTTTTTATTCAAGAATCTCGCTTAAGTAAAACAATATCTTCTTTTTGTGTTAGTAATAAATCCACATGATTTTCGCCCCATAAGCAAAGTTTATTTAAGATTTCTGATAAGGACTCACCGTACTCACTCAAAGAATATTCCACTTTTGGCGGAATTTGTTCGTAAACACGACGAATGATAACACCAGATTTTTCAAGTTCACGCAACTGTTGAGTGAGCATTTTTTGCGTGATGTTTGGAATTAGACGTTTTAATTCACCGGTTCGTTTCTTTCCTTCTCGTAAATGGCAAAGGATAACAGGTTTCCACTTCCCGCCAATGACTTCTAAGGTAGCTTCGACGCCGATATTATATACTTTTGTCATAATGCTCCTCCTTATAGGCACTTTTTAGTATCTATATGACTTTTAAGTACCTTCTTGTTATTTTATACCGCATATAAGATACTGTATAACAGAACGAAAGATTTTGCAATTTTAAGGAGGAGAAAAAGTGGATAATAAAAAAGTGAATCCGAGTTTAACTTTACTTGCACTTGCGATTAGTGCTTTTGGGATTGGATCAACAGAGTTTATTAGTGTAGGATTACTTCCGCTAATTTCTTCTAATATGGATGTGTCAATTAGTACAGCGGGCCTAACTGTGTCTATTTATGCACTTGGAGTTATGGTCGGGGCACCTGTTTTAACGACCGTGACGGCAAAAATGAATCGGAAAAACTTGCTGATGTTAGTAATGGTTGTGTTTATTCTTGGGAATATTATCTCAGCATTTGCGGCTAGCTTTGCGATACTTTTGACAGGAAGGGTGATTGCAGCTTTTGCGCATGGCGTATTTATGTCGATAGCGTCGGTAATTGCAGCGGATGTCGTTCAGCCAAGTAAACGTGCAAGTGCCATTGCAGTGATGTTTACCGGGCTGACTGTAGCGACTGTGACAGGGGTGCCGCTGGGGACTTTTATCGGACAATTATTGGGCTGGCGGATGTCGTTTATTTTCATTGTGGCGATTGGGGTAATAGCGCTTATTGCCAATTACTTTCTTGTACCGAAAAATTTATCTAGTGCAAAAAGCATTTCTTTAAAATCAATTGGGCAAATTTTACTAAATAAAAAAATCGGGATTGTTTTATTGATGACTGCTTTTGGTTACGGAGGCACATTTGTTGTTTATACCTATTTGTCACCAATGTTTATCAAAATGGGATATACAGCAAACATGATTGTGGTGCTTTTGATTATTTATGGGATTATGGTAGCGATTGGGAATACGATTGGTGGACATTTTGCGAACGAGAAACCAGCTAAAGCACTTTTTGTTATGTTTAGTTTACAAGCAGCTACTCTGTTATTACTTCAATTTACGTCCCCCAATCCAATTTTGGGATTAATAGTTGTTATGTTAATGGGCTTTTTTGCTTTTATGAGCGTATCTGGTTTGCAATTATATGTAGTGGAATTAGCGGAACGGTATTTACCAGAAACAGTGAGTATGGCATCAGCACTTAATATTTCTGCCTTCAACGTGGGGATAGCGATGGGAGCTTTTATTGGTGGATTAGTAACGGAATACATTGGTTTAAGCTACACTCCGATAGTTGGATTTTTGATGGTTTTGATCGCAATTATTTTAAGTTATTATATGAAGAAAGAGAAATAATTCAATTAATAGGCCTTTTATAGTGGATATAGAAGGCTTTTTTTGTGCTTTCAGTAAGTCTGACCTATTCCGATGTGATTTTTTTACAGTTATAGTAAAATGGGTAGTTTTTTTGTCGATAGCTATCTGACAAAAATAGCTATATAGCTTATTGTAAGCCCTATCATAAAAATGATAAATTTAGGTCAGAAAGAGGAGTGATACCTGATGAAATTAAATCAGCAGTGTATTCAAATTTTAGACTTTCTTATGGAACAAGAAGATTTTAAAAATATTGGTTATATTTCGAGTGAGCTTGGACATTCGGAACGTAGTGTGCGCTATAGCTTAGAAAAAATTGATATTTTTCTAGAAGAGCAAAATTTACCAGCACTCATTAGGCACACGAGGAAAGGGGTGTTACTTCCGGAAAAGAATATTGTTAGCCCGGTTGTAAATAAATTCAAACAACGAATCACACCAAAAAAATATCGCTACAGCCAAGAAGAAGTGCAGCAATTTTTACTACTGAAATTACTTTTGAGTGAAGAAGTGTTGCCAGTTACTTATTTTGAAGA from the Listeria seeligeri serovar 1/2b str. SLCC3954 genome contains:
- a CDS encoding DUF2316 family protein, with translation MSLTKDQKIATKQELAENLALTNLTIAEVAAELNTSEAKIERILNLKQNSLNDGWIFRNYLLKKVAEKGLEQVPFTALGGDYHDYWFLDAGIIDAGIIDAGILSKGNR
- a CDS encoding winged helix-turn-helix transcriptional regulator, with amino-acid sequence MTKVYNIGVEATLEVIGGKWKPVILCHLREGKKRTGELKRLIPNITQKMLTQQLRELEKSGVIIRRVYEQIPPKVEYSLSEYGESLSEILNKLCLWGENHVDLLLTQKEDIVLLKRDS
- a CDS encoding MFS transporter, whose amino-acid sequence is MDNKKVNPSLTLLALAISAFGIGSTEFISVGLLPLISSNMDVSISTAGLTVSIYALGVMVGAPVLTTVTAKMNRKNLLMLVMVVFILGNIISAFAASFAILLTGRVIAAFAHGVFMSIASVIAADVVQPSKRASAIAVMFTGLTVATVTGVPLGTFIGQLLGWRMSFIFIVAIGVIALIANYFLVPKNLSSAKSISLKSIGQILLNKKIGIVLLMTAFGYGGTFVVYTYLSPMFIKMGYTANMIVVLLIIYGIMVAIGNTIGGHFANEKPAKALFVMFSLQAATLLLLQFTSPNPILGLIVVMLMGFFAFMSVSGLQLYVVELAERYLPETVSMASALNISAFNVGIAMGAFIGGLVTEYIGLSYTPIVGFLMVLIAIILSYYMKKEK